A window from Streptomyces sp. NBC_00335 encodes these proteins:
- a CDS encoding HAD family hydrolase: MTSHAHSHAHSHARIAVLDLDGTLVEGSVAAPFVESLIAGGVCDPAAGRAALDMMAGYQRGTAAHAPSVAAAYGHLARALEGADRTDVERAADAAWPEARKKILPFADELVRLLHAAGLRTVLISGSPYEIVRRAAAELGIGEAHGMRAEFRRGRCTGALTATPALPGGKRAALRTATKGSPVDRRSSFAIGNSPSDAEVFEQVGLAIAFEPDPILRGWAMDRDWITADRRNVLAVCQDLIATHPVLGATPETTRGTTRGADLEATGPR, translated from the coding sequence GTGACCAGCCATGCCCACAGCCATGCCCACAGCCATGCCCGCATCGCCGTGCTCGACCTCGACGGCACCCTGGTGGAGGGCTCGGTGGCCGCCCCCTTCGTCGAGTCCCTCATCGCCGGCGGCGTCTGCGACCCGGCGGCCGGGCGAGCAGCGCTCGACATGATGGCCGGCTACCAGCGGGGCACGGCGGCCCACGCCCCTTCCGTGGCCGCCGCCTATGGCCACCTCGCACGCGCCCTCGAAGGCGCGGACCGGACCGACGTGGAGCGGGCCGCCGACGCCGCCTGGCCGGAGGCCCGGAAGAAGATCCTCCCCTTCGCCGACGAGCTCGTACGGCTCCTGCACGCGGCCGGGCTTCGGACGGTACTGATATCCGGGAGCCCGTACGAGATCGTCCGGCGTGCGGCGGCCGAGCTGGGCATCGGCGAGGCGCACGGCATGCGGGCCGAGTTCCGGCGCGGCCGCTGCACCGGAGCCCTCACCGCCACGCCGGCCCTGCCGGGCGGCAAGCGCGCGGCGCTGCGTACCGCGACCAAGGGCAGCCCGGTGGACCGCCGGAGCTCCTTCGCCATCGGGAACTCCCCCTCCGACGCCGAGGTGTTCGAGCAGGTCGGCCTCGCCATCGCCTTCGAACCGGACCCGATCCTGCGGGGCTGGGCGATGGACCGGGACTGGATCACGGCCGACCGGCGCAACGTACTGGCCGTCTGCCAGGACCTGATCGCGACGCACCCGGTGCTGGGCGCGACCCCGGAGACGACCCGCGGGACGACCCGCGGCGCAGACCTGGAGGCCACCGGCCCGCGCTGA
- a CDS encoding acyltransferase: MAKNQNTFSSQAVLSSLTALRRRLAGRAVHAGWRWMQRAGAVTAQAPGGLRFGAIGHGTRLAFPQGTVFGAPWIRLGDHCIIGEQVTLTAGMMPDLDLGAEPVLVLGNGVVIGRDSHVIADTRITIGNDTFCGPGVYITSTNHSYDDPHEPIGKQWPRSAPVEIGPGCWLGTGAVILPGARLGRNVVVAAGAVVRGDVPDHAVVAGAPARIVRRWDPETGWQPPLRTPAPVPIPDGVTPEQLRALGALADVSEPE; encoded by the coding sequence GTGGCGAAGAACCAGAACACGTTCTCTTCTCAGGCGGTGCTTTCTTCCCTGACGGCGCTGCGCCGCCGGCTCGCGGGGCGCGCTGTCCACGCGGGCTGGCGCTGGATGCAGCGGGCCGGCGCGGTCACCGCGCAGGCTCCCGGAGGGCTGCGCTTCGGCGCGATCGGGCACGGCACCCGGCTCGCCTTCCCGCAGGGGACGGTCTTCGGCGCGCCCTGGATCCGCCTCGGCGACCACTGCATCATCGGCGAACAGGTCACGCTCACCGCAGGGATGATGCCGGACCTCGACCTCGGCGCCGAACCGGTCCTGGTCCTCGGCAACGGCGTGGTCATCGGCCGGGACAGCCACGTCATAGCCGACACCCGCATCACCATCGGCAACGACACCTTCTGCGGTCCCGGGGTGTACATCACCTCCACCAACCACAGCTACGACGACCCGCACGAGCCCATCGGCAAGCAGTGGCCGCGCAGCGCCCCCGTGGAGATCGGACCGGGCTGCTGGCTGGGGACCGGCGCGGTGATCCTGCCCGGGGCGCGGCTGGGCCGCAACGTCGTGGTGGCGGCGGGAGCCGTCGTACGGGGCGACGTGCCGGACCACGCCGTGGTGGCCGGGGCACCGGCGCGGATCGTCCGCCGCTGGGACCCCGAGACGGGCTGGCAGCCGCCGCTGCGCACCCCGGCGCCGGTCCCGATCCCCGACGGGGTCACCCCGGAGCAGCTGCGCGCACTGGGCGCACTGGCGGACGTGTCGGAGCCGGAGTGA
- a CDS encoding NAD(P)/FAD-dependent oxidoreductase, which yields MTGETYDAVIVGARCAGASTAMLLARQGHRVLVVDRAAFPSDTLSTHLIHPPGLAALRRWGLLDRVVATGCPEITTYTFDLGPLVISGSPAGLGFQGSYAPRRTVLDKILVDAAVEAGAEVREKFTVEGLVTEGDAVTGIRGHGPDGAATTEYGRVVIGADGAHSMVARAVDAPRYAEKPKLQVSYYTYWANLPMHGGFEAYMRGDRAFAAWPTNEDVTLVVCGLPMRDFEANRADIEGGYHETLNRVPAFADRIASATSTGRLVGTAVENHFRVPYGPGWALVGDAGYLKDFITAQGIQDAFQDAELCAGALDDAFAGRGAFDDAMLGYQQARDERVMQMYEFTAEFAALEPPPPEMQRVLGKVAESQDTMDGFVRVNAGVTKPGEFFSDPRLVGAAQPAS from the coding sequence ATGACCGGAGAGACCTACGACGCCGTGATCGTGGGAGCCCGCTGTGCGGGCGCGAGTACGGCGATGCTGCTGGCCCGCCAGGGCCACCGGGTGCTGGTGGTGGACCGGGCGGCCTTCCCCAGCGACACGCTCTCCACCCACCTCATCCACCCGCCCGGGCTCGCGGCCCTGCGGCGCTGGGGCCTGCTGGACCGGGTCGTCGCCACCGGCTGCCCGGAGATCACCACGTACACCTTCGACCTGGGACCCCTCGTCATCTCCGGGTCGCCGGCGGGACTGGGCTTCCAGGGCTCGTACGCGCCCCGGCGGACCGTCCTCGACAAGATCCTCGTCGACGCGGCCGTGGAGGCCGGCGCCGAGGTGCGCGAGAAGTTCACCGTGGAGGGCCTGGTCACGGAGGGGGACGCGGTGACCGGCATCCGCGGCCACGGCCCGGACGGGGCCGCGACCACCGAGTACGGCCGGGTCGTCATCGGGGCCGACGGCGCGCACTCGATGGTCGCCCGCGCCGTGGACGCCCCCCGCTACGCGGAGAAGCCGAAGCTCCAGGTCAGCTACTACACGTACTGGGCGAACCTGCCGATGCACGGCGGGTTCGAGGCGTACATGCGGGGCGACCGCGCCTTCGCGGCCTGGCCCACCAACGAAGACGTGACGCTGGTGGTCTGCGGACTGCCGATGCGGGACTTCGAGGCGAACCGCGCCGACATCGAGGGCGGATACCACGAGACCCTGAACCGCGTGCCGGCCTTCGCCGACCGGATCGCCTCCGCCACCAGTACCGGACGGCTGGTCGGCACCGCCGTCGAGAACCACTTCCGGGTCCCCTACGGACCGGGGTGGGCGCTGGTCGGCGACGCCGGGTACCTGAAGGACTTCATCACGGCCCAGGGAATCCAGGACGCCTTCCAGGACGCCGAGTTGTGCGCGGGGGCCCTGGACGACGCCTTCGCGGGCCGCGGGGCCTTCGACGACGCCATGCTCGGCTACCAGCAGGCGAGGGACGAACGGGTCATGCAGATGTACGAGTTCACCGCCGAATTCGCGGCCCTCGAACCTCCGCCGCCCGAGATGCAGCGGGTCCTGGGCAAGGTCGCCGAGAGCCAGGACACCATGGACGGCTTCGTCCGCGTGAACGCGGGCGTCACCAAGCCCGGCGAGTTCTTCTCCGACCCCCGCCTCGTGGGAGCGGCGCAGCCGGCGAGTTGA
- a CDS encoding helix-turn-helix domain-containing protein — protein sequence MSDLEQLTQALGRNLKRWRRERGFTLEALAARAGVSRGMIIQIEQARTNPSVGTTVKLADALGVSITTLLDHDRGPRVQVVLPGQGVRMWSTEGGSGASMLLGDDRRGPVEMWTYRLEPGEGTASDPHPPGTFEMLHVTVGELTLVVGDQSYAVPAGGAVSFEADAPHAYRNEGPGPMEMTMAVSIPPVTAHA from the coding sequence GTGTCTGATCTCGAACAGCTCACCCAGGCGCTCGGCCGCAACCTCAAGCGCTGGCGCCGGGAGCGCGGGTTCACCCTGGAGGCCCTCGCCGCCCGGGCGGGGGTGAGCCGCGGCATGATCATCCAGATCGAGCAGGCCCGTACGAACCCGAGCGTCGGCACGACGGTCAAACTGGCCGACGCCCTCGGCGTCAGCATCACCACCCTGCTCGACCACGACCGCGGTCCGCGGGTGCAGGTGGTACTGCCGGGGCAGGGGGTGCGGATGTGGTCCACCGAGGGCGGCAGCGGCGCGAGCATGCTGCTCGGCGACGACCGGCGCGGGCCGGTGGAGATGTGGACCTACCGGCTGGAGCCCGGCGAGGGGACCGCCTCGGACCCGCATCCGCCGGGCACCTTCGAGATGCTGCACGTCACGGTGGGGGAGCTGACGCTGGTGGTCGGGGACCAGTCGTACGCCGTACCGGCCGGCGGGGCCGTCTCTTTCGAGGCGGACGCCCCGCACGCCTACCGCAACGAGGGGCCCGGTCCGATGGAGATGACGATGGCGGTCTCCATCCCGCCGGTGACCGCCCACGCCTGA
- a CDS encoding YigZ family protein, producing MKADQYVTVAREGVHESEINRSRFLCALAPAATEREAQEFVARIRKEHPTASHNCFAYVIGADASVQKASDDGEPGGTAGVPMLQMLTRRDIRYAVAVVTRYYGGVKLGAGGLIRAYGGVVGEALDVLGTVTRHRYRLVTVTVDHQRAGKTENDLRSTGRTVIDVRYGAAVEIEIALPESDLPAFEAWLADSTAGSATLTPGGETYAP from the coding sequence GTGAAGGCAGACCAGTACGTGACGGTGGCCCGCGAGGGTGTGCACGAGTCCGAGATCAACCGCTCGCGGTTCCTGTGCGCGCTCGCGCCCGCGGCGACCGAGCGGGAGGCGCAGGAGTTCGTCGCCCGGATCCGCAAGGAGCACCCCACCGCCTCGCACAACTGCTTCGCCTACGTCATCGGCGCCGACGCCTCCGTGCAGAAGGCCAGCGACGACGGCGAGCCCGGCGGCACCGCCGGGGTGCCGATGCTGCAAATGCTCACGCGCCGGGACATCCGCTACGCGGTCGCCGTCGTCACCCGCTACTACGGCGGCGTGAAGCTCGGCGCCGGCGGCCTCATCCGTGCCTACGGCGGGGTCGTCGGGGAGGCGCTCGACGTGCTCGGCACCGTCACCCGCCACCGCTACCGGCTGGTCACCGTCACCGTCGACCACCAGCGGGCCGGCAAGACCGAGAACGACCTGCGCTCCACCGGCAGGACGGTGATCGACGTGCGCTACGGGGCCGCCGTGGAAATCGAGATCGCCCTCCCCGAGTCCGACCTGCCGGCCTTCGAGGCCTGGCTCGCCGACAGCACCGCCGGGAGCGCCACCCTCACCCCGGGCGGGGAGACGTACGCGCCCTGA
- a CDS encoding gamma carbonic anhydrase family protein, which produces MTQQAAQALVMGVGGKNPVIDPTAFTAPTSVVVGDVTLGAGSSIWYSAVLRADCGPITLGADSNVQDNCTVHVDPGFPVSIGERVSIGHNAVVHGCTIEDDCLIGMGATVLNGAVIGAGSLVAAQALVPQGMVVPPGSLVAGVPAKVRRELTAEEREGLKVNALMYNELAEQHRASATPGA; this is translated from the coding sequence ATGACGCAGCAGGCGGCCCAGGCACTCGTGATGGGTGTCGGCGGGAAGAACCCCGTGATCGACCCGACGGCGTTCACCGCTCCCACCTCGGTCGTGGTCGGGGACGTGACCCTCGGCGCGGGGTCGAGCATCTGGTACTCGGCGGTGCTCCGCGCGGACTGCGGTCCGATCACGCTCGGCGCCGACAGCAACGTGCAGGACAACTGCACCGTGCACGTGGACCCCGGGTTCCCGGTCTCCATCGGCGAGCGCGTGTCCATCGGGCACAACGCCGTCGTGCACGGCTGCACGATCGAGGACGACTGCCTGATCGGGATGGGCGCGACGGTCCTCAACGGCGCGGTGATCGGCGCCGGCTCGCTGGTGGCCGCTCAGGCACTGGTCCCGCAGGGCATGGTCGTCCCGCCCGGTTCGCTGGTCGCGGGCGTCCCGGCGAAGGTGCGGCGCGAGCTGACCGCGGAGGAGCGCGAGGGCCTCAAGGTCAACGCCCTCATGTACAACGAGCTGGCCGAGCAGCACCGCGCCTCGGCGACCCCGGGCGCCTGA
- a CDS encoding CoA-binding protein, which translates to MYGDPATIRKILTELGDTWAVVGLSNNRDRAAYRVAEVLQRYGKRVIPVHPKAETVHGEQGYPSLEAIPFKVDVVDVFVNSALAGTVADEAVAKGAEAVWFQLNVVDEAAAARTRAAGVDMIMDRCPAIEIPAL; encoded by the coding sequence GTGTACGGCGATCCGGCAACCATCCGCAAGATCCTCACCGAGCTCGGCGACACCTGGGCCGTGGTGGGCCTGTCCAACAACCGGGACCGGGCCGCGTACCGCGTGGCAGAGGTTCTCCAGCGGTACGGCAAGCGCGTGATCCCCGTGCACCCCAAGGCCGAGACGGTCCACGGCGAGCAGGGCTATCCCTCGCTGGAGGCGATCCCCTTCAAGGTGGACGTGGTCGACGTCTTCGTGAACAGCGCGCTGGCGGGCACCGTCGCCGACGAGGCTGTCGCGAAGGGGGCGGAGGCCGTCTGGTTCCAGCTGAACGTGGTCGACGAGGCCGCCGCCGCCCGCACCCGCGCGGCCGGAGTAGACATGATCATGGACCGCTGCCCGGCGATCGAGATCCCCGCCCTCTGA
- a CDS encoding DUF4442 domain-containing protein, with the protein MSAEQMNVGELLAATVPMAKTLKLQFLETTPERAVVRLPDQAEFHNHLGGPHAGAMFTLAESASGAIVLAAFGDQLSCAVPLAVSAEIGYKKLAKGVVTATATLGRPAAEVVAELDAGGRPEFPVTIAIQREDEAVTGEMTVVWTLRPNA; encoded by the coding sequence ATGAGCGCTGAACAGATGAACGTGGGCGAACTGCTCGCCGCGACCGTGCCGATGGCCAAGACCCTGAAGCTCCAGTTCCTGGAGACCACCCCCGAGCGCGCCGTCGTCCGGCTCCCGGACCAGGCCGAGTTCCACAACCACCTGGGCGGCCCGCACGCCGGCGCGATGTTCACCCTCGCCGAGTCCGCGAGCGGTGCGATCGTCCTGGCCGCCTTCGGCGACCAGCTCTCGTGCGCCGTACCCCTCGCGGTGAGCGCGGAGATCGGCTACAAGAAGCTCGCCAAGGGCGTCGTGACGGCCACCGCCACCCTCGGCCGCCCGGCCGCCGAGGTCGTCGCCGAACTCGACGCGGGCGGCCGCCCCGAGTTCCCCGTCACCATCGCCATCCAGCGCGAGGACGAGGCCGTGACCGGCGAGATGACCGTCGTGTGGACGCTGCGCCCCAACGCCTGA
- a CDS encoding DedA family protein — translation MHIQEWLETIPAVSIYLLVGLVIGLESLGIPLPGEIVLVSSALLASQQGHIDPVVLGICATTGAIVGDSIGYAIGRRGGKPMLERLGRRFPKHFGPDQVAMAERSFDKWGMWAVFFGRFVALLRIFAGPLAGVLHMPYWRFLVANVLGGILWAGGTTAVIYSIGIVAEPWLKGFSWVALALALVCGIAMTVVVRGRMKKAAAAARAEAEAGTGAAAEASDAVPAQASGAPTVLTD, via the coding sequence GTGCACATCCAGGAATGGCTGGAGACGATTCCGGCGGTCAGCATCTACCTCCTGGTGGGGCTCGTCATCGGACTGGAAAGCCTCGGCATCCCGCTGCCGGGGGAGATCGTCCTGGTCAGCTCGGCGCTGCTGGCCTCACAGCAGGGGCACATCGACCCCGTGGTGCTGGGCATCTGCGCGACCACCGGGGCGATCGTGGGCGACTCGATCGGTTACGCGATCGGGCGCAGGGGCGGGAAGCCGATGCTGGAGCGGCTGGGACGGCGCTTCCCCAAGCACTTCGGGCCGGACCAGGTGGCCATGGCGGAGCGCTCCTTCGACAAGTGGGGCATGTGGGCCGTCTTCTTCGGGCGGTTCGTGGCCCTGCTGCGGATCTTCGCGGGGCCCCTGGCGGGCGTCCTGCACATGCCCTACTGGCGGTTCCTCGTCGCGAACGTCCTCGGGGGGATCCTGTGGGCGGGCGGCACGACGGCCGTCATCTACTCGATCGGGATCGTCGCGGAGCCGTGGCTGAAGGGGTTCTCGTGGGTGGCCCTCGCCCTGGCCCTCGTCTGCGGGATCGCCATGACCGTGGTGGTGCGCGGACGGATGAAGAAGGCCGCCGCGGCGGCGCGGGCCGAGGCCGAGGCCGGTACCGGCGCGGCTGCGGAGGCGTCCGACGCGGTCCCGGCGCAGGCTTCTGGCGCTCCGACCGTACTCACCGACTGA
- a CDS encoding DMT family transporter — translation MTALFALATAVLWGLADFGGGLLTRRIPALTVVVASQILAVLVLGAVVLGTGAWREAGPQLWFAVGAGLVGPVAMLSFYKALALGPMGVVSPLGSLGVVVPMAAGLLLGERPGAAQLAGIAVAVVGIVLAGGPELRGAPVQRQAVVLTLVAAFGFGAVMALIAHASSTVPGLFLALFVQRVTNIAVGGTALWVRTGRGAPALPAGTGGLRILWGLLPALAFVGLADVAANGTYSIAAQHGPVTTAAVLSSLYPVITALAAFAVLKERLRTVQAAGAGLALAGTVLLAAG, via the coding sequence ATGACCGCCCTGTTCGCCCTGGCCACCGCCGTCCTCTGGGGCCTCGCCGACTTCGGCGGCGGGCTGCTGACCCGCCGGATACCGGCCCTCACCGTGGTCGTGGCCTCCCAGATCCTCGCCGTCCTCGTACTGGGCGCGGTGGTCCTGGGCACCGGAGCCTGGCGGGAGGCCGGACCGCAGCTCTGGTTCGCGGTGGGAGCGGGGCTGGTGGGGCCGGTCGCGATGCTCAGCTTCTACAAGGCGCTCGCCCTCGGTCCGATGGGCGTGGTCTCCCCGCTCGGCTCCCTCGGCGTGGTGGTGCCGATGGCCGCGGGGCTGCTCCTGGGCGAGCGGCCCGGCGCCGCCCAGCTCGCGGGGATCGCGGTGGCCGTCGTGGGCATCGTCCTCGCCGGCGGCCCCGAGCTGCGCGGCGCTCCGGTGCAGCGGCAGGCCGTCGTCCTCACCCTCGTCGCGGCCTTCGGCTTCGGCGCGGTGATGGCTCTGATCGCCCACGCCTCCTCCACCGTGCCCGGCCTGTTCCTCGCGCTGTTCGTGCAGCGCGTCACCAACATCGCCGTCGGCGGCACGGCCCTGTGGGTGCGGACCGGGCGCGGCGCCCCGGCCCTCCCCGCGGGTACGGGCGGCCTGCGGATCCTGTGGGGGCTGCTGCCGGCGCTCGCCTTCGTCGGGCTCGCGGACGTCGCGGCGAACGGCACCTACTCCATCGCCGCCCAGCACGGCCCGGTCACCACCGCCGCCGTGCTCTCCTCCCTCTACCCGGTGATCACCGCCCTGGCCGCCTTCGCCGTCCTCAAGGAACGCCTGCGCACCGTCCAGGCGGCGGGCGCGGGCCTGGCCCTGGCGGGCACGGTCCTCCTCGCGGCGGGCTAG
- a CDS encoding beta-glucosidase family protein: protein MSEAVSRRRAMRFLGAMGALGAALGAAGCVPAPPPGAQPRKASASGAAPAAAPAAGRTARIDALLERLTLEEKTVLLHGGPDPAPLGQAGYVPGIPRLGIPALRLADGPAGVRVAKPATALPAPVLLASAFDPALARAYGRVIGREGRALGIDVLLSPMANLIRTPYAGRNFETFSEDPKLTADLVAEVVRGIQDEGLIATVKHFALNNQEKGRDTVDVIAAEQTLHETELRGFEAAVAAGAGAVMGAYNKVNGVYACESKPLLDELLRGRWGFDGWVMSDWNATHSTVASIGAGLDMEMPAGTHYGAPLREAVRGGSVHEGAVDLAVRRILTTLDRFGLLAAHPAARPARDAAAGAATARRIATAGAVLLRNERSTLPLTGPAARSIAVIGPTGRTPFVGGGGSAHVVPDAAAAPLDEIRRRAGSGSTVGYALGEDLYGRPLPPKLLTPEAGLDDRAVAPGRTWGFEGTFRLAADDEWTLLVHYTGKRPSVRLDGEELFPVRQGVAEQFAGGLLGAAPDGRTVRRRTLALKAGEHRLAVFAEGGPKGQRLRLRHTTTATRAADLAEAVKAAKAARSVVLFAYEDATEGSDRTSLGLPGAQAALIEAVAAVNPRTTVVLNTSSGTTMPWLPRTGAVLQMYYPGQEGAAATADVLFGDADPGGRLTQTFPADERATPVGGDLMRYPGVGGRQEYTEGVHVGHRWYDRQRVAPLFPFGHGLSYTTWAYEKLAVRRGGAHGKQGGLRVEFTVRNTGRRTGTEVAQVYVGPSPDLKLDQPVRALAGYRRLTLEPGEARRIVLDVDARTLSSWDPERDAWVVGTGRREVFAGRSSRELPLRAKAVVATG from the coding sequence ATGAGCGAGGCCGTGTCCAGACGCCGTGCGATGCGCTTCCTCGGGGCGATGGGCGCCCTCGGTGCCGCCCTCGGCGCGGCCGGCTGCGTGCCGGCGCCGCCGCCCGGCGCGCAGCCCCGTAAGGCCTCCGCCTCCGGGGCTGCCCCGGCCGCCGCGCCGGCGGCCGGCCGCACCGCCCGGATCGACGCCCTGCTGGAGCGGCTCACCCTGGAGGAGAAGACCGTCCTGCTGCACGGCGGCCCGGACCCGGCCCCGCTCGGCCAGGCCGGCTACGTGCCGGGCATCCCGCGCCTGGGCATCCCGGCGCTCCGCCTCGCCGACGGTCCGGCGGGGGTCCGCGTCGCGAAGCCCGCCACCGCGCTGCCCGCCCCGGTCCTGCTCGCCTCCGCCTTCGACCCGGCGCTCGCCCGCGCGTACGGCCGGGTCATCGGCCGCGAGGGCCGCGCGCTCGGCATCGACGTGCTCCTCTCGCCGATGGCCAACCTGATCCGCACCCCGTACGCCGGGCGGAACTTCGAGACGTTCTCGGAGGATCCGAAGCTGACGGCCGACCTGGTCGCCGAGGTCGTCCGGGGCATCCAGGACGAGGGCCTCATCGCCACCGTCAAGCACTTCGCGCTCAACAACCAGGAGAAGGGCCGCGACACCGTCGACGTGATCGCCGCCGAACAGACCCTCCACGAGACGGAGCTACGGGGCTTCGAAGCCGCCGTGGCCGCCGGGGCCGGCGCCGTGATGGGCGCCTACAACAAGGTCAACGGGGTCTACGCCTGCGAGAGCAAGCCCCTCCTCGACGAACTGCTCCGCGGCCGCTGGGGGTTCGACGGCTGGGTGATGTCGGACTGGAACGCCACCCACAGCACCGTCGCCTCGATCGGCGCCGGCCTCGACATGGAGATGCCCGCGGGCACCCATTACGGCGCCCCGCTACGGGAGGCGGTGCGCGGCGGCTCCGTCCACGAGGGTGCCGTGGACCTCGCCGTCCGCCGGATCCTGACCACCCTGGACCGCTTCGGACTGCTCGCCGCGCACCCCGCCGCCCGGCCCGCCCGGGACGCCGCCGCCGGGGCCGCGACCGCACGGCGGATCGCCACCGCCGGAGCGGTCCTGCTGCGCAACGAGCGGTCCACCCTGCCGCTGACGGGCCCCGCCGCCCGCTCCATCGCCGTGATCGGCCCCACCGGGCGGACCCCCTTCGTCGGCGGCGGAGGCAGCGCCCACGTGGTGCCGGACGCGGCCGCCGCCCCCCTCGACGAGATCCGGAGGCGGGCCGGCAGCGGCTCCACGGTGGGCTACGCCCTCGGCGAGGACCTCTACGGGCGCCCGCTGCCGCCGAAGCTCCTGACGCCCGAGGCGGGCCTCGACGACCGGGCGGTGGCTCCCGGGCGCACCTGGGGCTTCGAGGGGACCTTCCGGCTGGCCGCCGACGACGAGTGGACCCTGCTCGTCCACTACACCGGGAAACGGCCCTCCGTCCGGCTCGACGGGGAGGAACTCTTCCCCGTACGGCAGGGCGTGGCCGAGCAGTTCGCCGGCGGACTGCTCGGCGCCGCCCCCGACGGCCGCACCGTGCGCCGCCGCACCCTCGCGCTCAAGGCGGGCGAACACCGCCTCGCCGTCTTCGCCGAGGGCGGGCCCAAGGGGCAGCGGCTGCGGCTGCGGCACACCACGACGGCGACCCGGGCCGCCGACCTCGCCGAGGCCGTCAAGGCGGCCAAGGCGGCCCGCAGCGTGGTGCTGTTCGCCTACGAGGACGCCACCGAGGGCAGCGACCGCACCTCCCTGGGCCTCCCCGGCGCCCAGGCGGCGCTGATCGAGGCCGTCGCCGCCGTCAACCCGCGCACCACGGTGGTGCTCAACACCTCCTCCGGTACGACCATGCCGTGGCTCCCGCGTACCGGAGCGGTCCTCCAGATGTACTACCCGGGCCAGGAGGGCGCGGCCGCCACCGCCGACGTGCTCTTCGGCGACGCGGACCCGGGCGGCCGCCTCACCCAGACCTTCCCGGCCGACGAGCGGGCGACCCCGGTCGGCGGGGACCTGATGCGCTACCCGGGGGTGGGCGGGCGGCAGGAGTACACCGAGGGGGTGCACGTGGGCCACCGCTGGTACGACCGGCAGCGGGTGGCTCCGCTGTTCCCCTTCGGGCACGGGCTCTCGTACACGACGTGGGCGTACGAGAAGCTGGCGGTCCGGCGCGGCGGCGCGCACGGCAAGCAGGGCGGGCTGCGCGTGGAGTTCACCGTCCGCAACACCGGACGCCGCACGGGCACCGAGGTGGCGCAGGTCTACGTGGGGCCGTCCCCGGACCTGAAACTGGACCAGCCGGTCCGGGCGCTGGCCGGGTACCGGCGCCTGACCCTCGAACCGGGCGAGGCCCGGCGGATCGTCCTGGACGTCGACGCGCGCACCCTGTCCTCCTGGGACCCGGAGCGGGACGCGTGGGTGGTGGGGACGGGGCGCCGCGAAGTGTTCGCGGGGCGTTCCTCGCGCGAACTGCCGCTGCGGGCAAAGGCTGTGGTGGCGACCGGATAG